One Dietzia sp. JS16-p6b genomic window carries:
- a CDS encoding DUF6328 family protein, whose amino-acid sequence MNSEEHGRPGDGTAGDLAEGPAGDPGEEPAEERDETEAQRIDRNWIELLQELRIVQTGGQVLTGFLLVVPFQDRFADIGASGRALYLVVLTLALASTVVLLAPVMIHRAVFRSHRKDRVLQLSATLARVGLAMLSIALVGLAALVFSLVVGPVAGLVAAAVMAVLVTAMLFVLPARVRHRAATTPYYAG is encoded by the coding sequence ATGAACTCCGAGGAACACGGCCGGCCCGGCGACGGCACGGCCGGCGACCTAGCCGAGGGCCCAGCCGGGGACCCAGGCGAGGAACCAGCCGAGGAGCGCGATGAGACCGAGGCGCAGCGGATCGACCGCAACTGGATCGAGCTGCTGCAGGAGCTGCGCATCGTGCAGACCGGCGGGCAGGTGCTCACCGGCTTCCTGCTGGTGGTGCCGTTCCAGGACCGTTTCGCCGACATCGGAGCCAGCGGCAGAGCCCTCTACCTGGTGGTCCTGACGCTTGCGCTCGCGTCGACGGTGGTGCTGCTGGCTCCGGTGATGATCCACCGCGCGGTGTTCCGCTCCCACCGCAAGGACAGGGTGTTGCAGTTGTCCGCAACACTCGCCCGGGTCGGCCTGGCGATGCTGTCGATCGCGTTGGTGGGCCTCGCCGCGCTGGTGTTCTCGCTGGTGGTCGGGCCGGTGGCGGGGCTCGTGGCCGCGGCGGTGATGGCGGTCCTCGTGACCGCCATGCTGTTCGTCCTGCCCGCCCGGGTCCGCCATCGCGCCGCGACCACCCCGTACTACGCGGGATGA
- a CDS encoding sodium:solute symporter: MNNPVVIGVVLAYFVLMFAIGAWANTKMKSAKEFLVAGQSLGFFVMAIASFSSIQSGWGMVGGTGQTYAWGLQALIAVGLLAPFGFAVAWFLLGSRLNWIGKKHRVYSVPDLIRVRFQDRTSHATMSVAIFIASIAYMTAQVTSIGVIISLLLGTSIPTSVWIGSMVVAAYTMAGGMLAAVWTDLVQGVLMVVMSVGLFFFAVQVAGGWHPMLDTISAGSAEMLSIDGVQAPTYIFAFGLLIFVGAVGQPQLLTKFLMLRDMTQLKWGAAVAGIAYAITTLFSVGIGLATRSMTLTGDAPELENIDDTAIWFLDSVTNPIVGGIALTGLLAAIMSSASSFITIGASSMMRDLPGAFGIKVVRELLWSRIASLTLVVLSVLLTLFLSQVVFLLGALGWAAFAAAIVGPVVMSIYWHRATATAATVTVAFAILGNMIITSLAARDIISVPAFMQVGGISLLVSIVLFYVVSLMTTNRHPDATLEFLYGGRSSVTDPRLSGGAAPTADTTTAASSQAGSTAASRRATSTAVSSRAASTERNDHV, translated from the coding sequence ATGAACAACCCCGTCGTCATAGGCGTCGTGCTCGCCTATTTCGTGCTCATGTTCGCCATCGGCGCGTGGGCCAACACCAAGATGAAGTCGGCCAAGGAGTTCCTCGTCGCGGGGCAGTCCCTGGGCTTCTTCGTCATGGCCATCGCCAGCTTCTCCTCCATCCAGTCCGGCTGGGGCATGGTCGGCGGAACCGGCCAGACCTACGCCTGGGGCCTGCAGGCGCTCATCGCCGTGGGGCTGCTCGCGCCCTTCGGCTTCGCCGTCGCCTGGTTCCTGCTGGGCAGCCGCCTCAACTGGATCGGCAAGAAGCACCGCGTCTACTCGGTGCCCGACCTCATCCGGGTCCGGTTCCAGGACCGGACCTCACACGCCACCATGTCGGTCGCGATCTTCATCGCCTCGATCGCGTACATGACCGCCCAGGTCACCTCGATCGGCGTGATCATCTCGCTGCTGCTGGGCACCTCGATCCCCACCAGCGTGTGGATCGGATCGATGGTCGTGGCCGCGTACACGATGGCCGGCGGCATGCTCGCGGCCGTGTGGACCGACCTCGTGCAGGGCGTGCTCATGGTGGTCATGTCCGTGGGGCTGTTCTTCTTCGCCGTCCAGGTGGCCGGCGGCTGGCACCCCATGCTCGACACCATCTCGGCAGGCAGCGCGGAGATGCTCTCGATCGACGGCGTCCAGGCGCCGACCTACATCTTCGCCTTCGGGCTGCTGATCTTCGTGGGCGCCGTGGGACAGCCGCAGCTGCTCACCAAGTTCCTCATGCTCCGCGACATGACCCAGCTCAAGTGGGGTGCGGCCGTGGCGGGCATCGCCTACGCCATCACCACTCTGTTCTCCGTCGGCATCGGCCTGGCCACCCGCTCCATGACCCTCACCGGCGACGCGCCCGAGCTCGAGAACATCGACGACACCGCCATCTGGTTCCTCGACTCGGTGACCAACCCGATCGTCGGCGGCATCGCGCTGACCGGCCTGCTGGCGGCCATCATGTCCTCGGCCTCGAGCTTCATCACCATCGGCGCGTCGTCGATGATGCGCGACCTGCCCGGCGCCTTCGGCATCAAGGTGGTCCGCGAGCTGCTGTGGAGCCGGATCGCGAGCCTCACCCTGGTGGTGCTGTCGGTCCTGCTCACCCTGTTCCTCTCGCAGGTGGTGTTCCTGCTCGGCGCGCTGGGCTGGGCCGCCTTCGCCGCCGCGATCGTCGGGCCGGTGGTCATGTCCATCTACTGGCATCGCGCCACGGCCACCGCCGCAACCGTGACAGTGGCGTTCGCGATCCTCGGCAACATGATCATCACCTCCCTGGCCGCGCGGGACATCATCTCCGTTCCCGCGTTCATGCAGGTCGGCGGCATCTCGTTGCTCGTGTCGATCGTGCTGTTCTACGTGGTGTCGCTGATGACCACCAACCGGCACCCCGACGCCACCCTGGAGTTCCTCTACGGCGGCCGGAGCTCCGTGACCGACCCGCGGCTCAGCGGCGGGGCCGCCCCGACTGCGGACACCACCACCGCGGCGTCCTCCCAGGCCGGTTCGACCGCAGCGTCCCGTCGGGCCACCTCCACCGCAGTGTCCTCCCGGGCTGCCTCCACCGAAAGGAACGACCATGTCTGA
- a CDS encoding AMP-binding protein, with the protein MPSTVQARPWRPPLGPEGFQWEIPDRFNIGAACTDAHARQSPAIVVDRGDDPPEVTTFGELGDRARRLITFLRDRGVGEGDRVAVMCAQSAETAVAHVAAYLMGAIAVPLSVKFGPEAALFRMGDSGAVAAVFDADCYARLAGELAELPELATVLVAGEMGPAAEAGALTALPLSVTDSADLAVVVADTGPDDPALLIYTSGTTGQPKGALHGHRVVLGHMPGVVRALDGFPEQGDVFWTPADWAWAGGLLDVLLPSLYSGVPVVASARRPSPETVEHILRRHGVTCSFLPPTILKMMRASEVDYSTTGLRAVFSGGEALGEAVAEWAREALGVQVNEIYGQTECNLIVGTCHSEFATPPGSMGRPTPGFDLVLIDEAGQPVAAGEVGEICVRLPSPNAFLRYWNAPDKTAEKTAGGVLHTGDLARVDERGSFWFSGRNDDLISSSGYRVGPGEIEDQILRHSGVEMVAVIGVPDELRGEAIVAYVVPAEGTSGTDELAREIQALVKERLAFYQYPREVRFLDELPTTNTGKIRRAALRNDHNRPTPEDPS; encoded by the coding sequence ATGCCATCGACCGTCCAGGCACGGCCCTGGCGTCCGCCGCTGGGGCCCGAGGGCTTCCAGTGGGAGATCCCGGACCGATTCAACATCGGCGCCGCCTGCACGGACGCCCATGCGCGGCAATCCCCCGCGATCGTGGTGGACCGCGGCGACGACCCGCCGGAGGTCACCACGTTCGGCGAGCTCGGCGACCGCGCCCGCCGCCTCATCACCTTTCTCCGCGACCGCGGGGTCGGCGAGGGCGACCGAGTCGCCGTGATGTGCGCGCAGTCCGCCGAGACCGCCGTGGCCCACGTGGCCGCCTACCTCATGGGCGCGATCGCGGTCCCCCTCTCGGTGAAGTTCGGCCCCGAGGCCGCGCTGTTCCGCATGGGTGACTCCGGGGCCGTGGCCGCGGTGTTCGACGCGGACTGCTATGCGCGCCTGGCCGGCGAACTGGCCGAACTGCCCGAGCTGGCCACGGTGCTGGTCGCCGGCGAGATGGGGCCGGCCGCGGAGGCGGGGGCGCTCACCGCGCTGCCGCTGTCGGTGACGGACTCGGCCGACCTCGCCGTCGTCGTCGCGGACACCGGGCCCGACGACCCGGCCCTGCTGATCTACACCTCCGGGACCACCGGCCAGCCCAAGGGCGCCCTGCACGGGCACCGCGTGGTGCTGGGGCACATGCCCGGGGTGGTCCGCGCGCTCGACGGGTTCCCCGAGCAGGGCGACGTGTTCTGGACCCCCGCCGACTGGGCCTGGGCCGGTGGGTTGCTCGACGTGCTGCTGCCGAGCCTCTACAGCGGTGTACCCGTGGTGGCCTCGGCCCGGCGGCCCAGCCCCGAGACCGTCGAGCACATCCTGCGGCGGCACGGGGTGACCTGCTCGTTCCTGCCGCCGACGATCCTCAAGATGATGCGCGCGTCCGAGGTCGACTACTCGACCACCGGGCTGCGGGCCGTGTTCTCCGGGGGCGAGGCGCTGGGCGAGGCCGTGGCCGAATGGGCGCGCGAGGCGCTGGGGGTGCAGGTCAACGAGATCTACGGGCAGACCGAATGCAATCTGATCGTGGGCACCTGTCATTCGGAGTTCGCGACCCCGCCCGGCTCCATGGGCCGCCCCACCCCCGGCTTCGACCTGGTCCTGATCGACGAGGCGGGCCAGCCGGTCGCGGCGGGTGAGGTCGGCGAGATCTGCGTGCGCCTGCCCAGCCCCAACGCGTTCCTGCGCTACTGGAACGCGCCCGACAAGACCGCGGAGAAGACCGCCGGAGGAGTGCTGCACACCGGGGATCTGGCGAGGGTCGACGAGAGGGGGAGCTTCTGGTTCTCCGGCCGCAACGACGACCTGATCTCCTCGTCCGGCTACCGCGTGGGCCCCGGCGAGATCGAGGACCAGATCCTGCGCCACAGTGGGGTCGAGATGGTGGCCGTGATCGGCGTGCCGGACGAGTTGCGCGGAGAGGCGATCGTCGCGTACGTCGTCCCCGCCGAGGGGACCAGCGGCACCGACGAGTTGGCCCGCGAGATCCAGGCCCTGGTCAAGGAGCGACTCGCCTTCTACCAGTACCCGCGGGAGGTGCGGTTCCTCGACGAGCTCCCCACCACCAACACCGGAAAGATCCGCCGCGCCGCGCTGCGTAACGACCACAACCGACCGACCCCTGAGGATCCCTCATGA
- a CDS encoding enoyl-CoA hydratase/isomerase family protein, protein MYEFLSLDVVDGLATVTLSRPPVNALSRGMQEELRAVAQEVSGRTDVDAVVFTGSDRVFAAGADIKEMRQMPYAQMLTEARELQSAFTAVAEIPQPTVAAITGAALGGGMELALCCDRRIAAERATLGQPEILLGIIPGAGGTQRLARLVGPAVAKELCLTGRTLTAAEALELRAVDEVVPDGQATARATEWARQFVGGPRMALRAVKEAVDRGIEVDLATGLSIERALFAALFATEDREVGMQSFIDSGPGKADFLGR, encoded by the coding sequence ATGTATGAATTCCTATCCCTCGACGTCGTTGACGGACTGGCGACGGTCACCCTTAGCCGCCCGCCGGTCAACGCCCTGTCCCGCGGCATGCAGGAGGAACTGCGGGCCGTGGCGCAGGAGGTCTCGGGGCGCACCGACGTCGACGCCGTGGTCTTCACCGGAAGCGACCGGGTCTTCGCCGCCGGCGCGGACATCAAGGAGATGCGGCAGATGCCGTACGCGCAGATGCTCACCGAGGCCCGCGAGCTGCAGTCGGCGTTCACCGCGGTCGCGGAGATCCCCCAGCCCACGGTCGCCGCGATCACCGGCGCAGCACTCGGCGGCGGCATGGAGCTGGCGCTGTGCTGCGACCGGCGGATCGCCGCAGAGAGGGCCACACTCGGCCAGCCCGAGATACTCCTGGGCATCATCCCCGGCGCCGGCGGCACCCAGCGGCTCGCGCGCCTGGTCGGGCCCGCGGTGGCCAAGGAGCTGTGCCTGACCGGTCGCACGCTCACCGCCGCCGAGGCACTCGAGCTGCGCGCGGTCGACGAGGTGGTCCCGGACGGCCAGGCCACCGCCCGCGCGACCGAGTGGGCCCGGCAGTTCGTGGGCGGCCCCCGGATGGCGCTGCGGGCGGTCAAGGAGGCCGTGGACCGCGGCATCGAGGTGGATCTGGCCACCGGCCTGAGCATCGAGCGCGCCCTGTTCGCGGCGCTGTTCGCCACCGAGGACCGCGAAGTGGGCATGCAGTCGTTCATCGACTCCGGGCCCGGCAAAGCCGACTTCCTCGGGCGCTGA
- a CDS encoding helix-turn-helix domain-containing protein yields the protein MAVDLALGLRDVLDAAAELAAAQDEDAVLHIAIRRARQLVGTDLAYVMLLDPERGDTYMRMAEGATSPRFDTIRLGMGLGLGGQVAEAMAPRWTRNYLADEQYTHVIDPIIREEGVKAILGVPVRTHGRLTGTLFTSDRGERDFTQDEITLVALLADQVSAALSAAERASRRRRELDETRDALDAERARSARLAATVALHERLTRLVVAGATVPEIVDLLVDIEGGTAAVFDLAHREIGAARSAEGPPAELLRRVLEEAAADTERMVTRQSGGHLVVVNPVVTGSDHLGYVTYASRGSVPAIGRVLERVSSVIALILLGHRARDEADNRVRGELLAELLSPGEHDLEAIGRRAALLGVDVHSDLIALVITPAEPRMTRALQTECRSLARADGGLVTTYGDRAVMLLPGSDAGATARDVATRLSPHSATVGASGPAGELVAVADHVERARRAAQLLVALGRAGEGAATEELGLYGLLFSEVDAEDVTQFIDRNLGPVRDHDRDRGSALMETLSAWFAADASPSATADRLYIHVNTVYQRLDRLDSVLGDGWRRGDRAMELRLALRMWELRGA from the coding sequence ATGGCCGTCGACCTCGCCCTGGGACTGCGGGACGTCCTCGACGCGGCGGCCGAGCTGGCGGCCGCGCAGGACGAGGACGCCGTGCTGCACATCGCCATCCGTCGGGCCCGCCAACTCGTGGGCACCGACCTGGCGTACGTGATGCTGCTCGACCCCGAGCGCGGCGACACCTACATGCGCATGGCCGAGGGCGCCACCAGCCCCCGGTTCGACACCATCCGTCTGGGCATGGGGCTCGGCCTGGGCGGGCAGGTCGCCGAGGCCATGGCACCCCGTTGGACCCGCAACTACCTGGCCGACGAGCAGTACACCCACGTGATCGACCCGATCATCCGCGAGGAGGGCGTCAAGGCGATCCTCGGCGTGCCCGTCCGCACGCATGGCCGGCTCACCGGAACACTGTTCACCTCCGACCGCGGCGAGCGCGACTTCACCCAGGACGAGATCACGCTGGTCGCGCTGCTGGCCGACCAGGTCTCCGCGGCGCTGTCCGCCGCTGAGCGCGCCTCACGTCGCCGACGCGAGCTGGACGAGACCCGCGACGCCCTCGACGCCGAGCGCGCCCGGTCCGCGCGACTGGCCGCGACCGTCGCCCTGCACGAGCGCCTCACCCGGCTGGTCGTGGCCGGGGCCACCGTCCCGGAGATCGTGGACCTGCTGGTCGACATCGAGGGGGGCACCGCGGCGGTCTTCGACCTGGCCCACCGGGAGATCGGCGCGGCCCGGTCCGCCGAGGGACCGCCGGCCGAGCTGCTCCGGCGGGTGCTGGAGGAGGCCGCCGCGGACACCGAGCGGATGGTCACGCGCCAGTCCGGCGGCCACCTCGTCGTCGTCAACCCCGTCGTCACCGGCTCCGACCACCTGGGGTACGTCACCTACGCCAGCCGGGGCTCGGTCCCGGCCATCGGACGGGTGCTGGAGCGGGTGAGTTCGGTGATCGCGCTGATCCTGCTGGGCCACCGCGCGCGGGACGAGGCCGACAACCGCGTCCGCGGCGAGCTCCTGGCAGAACTGCTCTCCCCCGGTGAGCACGACCTCGAGGCGATCGGCCGGCGGGCCGCGCTGCTGGGCGTCGACGTCCACTCCGACCTCATCGCGCTGGTGATCACCCCCGCCGAGCCGCGGATGACCCGGGCTCTACAGACCGAGTGCCGGTCGCTCGCCCGGGCCGACGGCGGGCTGGTGACCACCTACGGTGACCGCGCGGTGATGCTCCTACCCGGGTCGGATGCCGGCGCGACCGCCCGCGACGTGGCGACCCGGCTCAGCCCGCACTCGGCGACGGTCGGCGCCTCCGGCCCCGCCGGCGAGTTGGTCGCCGTGGCCGACCACGTCGAGCGGGCCCGGCGCGCCGCTCAGCTACTCGTCGCTCTGGGGCGTGCGGGCGAGGGCGCGGCGACCGAGGAGCTCGGCCTGTACGGACTGCTGTTCAGCGAGGTCGACGCGGAGGACGTCACGCAGTTCATCGACCGCAACCTCGGGCCGGTCCGAGATCATGACCGCGACCGGGGCAGCGCCCTCATGGAGACCCTGAGCGCCTGGTTCGCCGCCGACGCCAGTCCCTCCGCCACCGCCGACCGGCTCTACATCCACGTCAACACCGTCTATCAGCGACTCGACCGGCTGGACTCGGTTCTCGGCGACGGATGGCGCCGCGGTGATCGCGCGATGGAGCTCCGCTTGGCGCTGCGGATGTGGGAGCTCCGCGGCGCCTGA